One Setaria italica strain Yugu1 chromosome II, Setaria_italica_v2.0, whole genome shotgun sequence DNA segment encodes these proteins:
- the LOC101772897 gene encoding retinol dehydrogenase 13 isoform X2, with the protein MDREALRMVCSPQFWRMAVVWTLSLLHSYLLVFLRGRVAATPRRRRPRPGGGRRPICVVTGATSGLGRAAAAALAREGYHVVLAGRSTQLLFEVLHMVFALDVLCYSLLLLSLPSSVEQTVQDIRRQQPDAHLETFQLNLASYKSIKKFGTSLKQWIQETSSEPAIQLLVNSAGILAKSHRVTEDRLDEMIQTNYIGPFILTNILLPLLKNSSVPSRVVNLTSFTHRCVSGIDVSEDALRGMKFGQCSAGENYPLACTYEYTKLCLLMFSYELHRQVHMSSGVSVIAADPGVVETKIMRELPECVSWFAFLVLRFLKLLQEPDTGVGAVLDAALAPPEESGKYFFGGKGRTIGSSRLSYDTEVAKKLWAESSAVFKELLLREGDFRDS; encoded by the exons ATGGACCGCGAGGCGCTCCGCATGGTCTGCTCGCCGCAGTTCTGGCGGATGGCCGTCGTCTGgaccctctccctcctccactcctacctcctcgtcttcctccgcgGCCGGGTGGCCGccacccctcgccgccggcgaccccggcccggcggcggccgccgcccaaTCTGCGTGGTTACAGGG GCTACGTCGGGGCTCGGgagggcggctgcggcggcgctggcgcgggaGGGCTACCACGTCGTGCTCG CTGGACGTTCCACACAGCTGTTATTTGAGGTATTACATATGGTGTTTGCGCTAGACGTATTATGCTATTCTTTACTGCTGTTATCATTGCCATCCTCTGTGGAACAGACTGTTCAAGATATTCGGAGGCAACAACCAGATGCCCATCTGGAAACATTTCAACTGAACTTGGCATCCTACAAGTCAATAAAGAAGTTTGGAACTTCTCTGAAGCAGTGGATTCAGGAGACAAGTTCAGAGCCTGCTATCCAGCTTTTGGTTAATAGTGCTGGCATATTAGCAAAGTCGCATCGAGTAACTGAGGATCGGCTTGATGA GATGATACAGACAAACTACATTGGTCCCTTTATCCTGACCAACATTCTTTTACCATTGCTGAAGAACAGCTCAGTGCCTTCTCGAGTGGTTAATCTAACATCTTTCACACACAGATGTG TGTCAGGTATTGATGTTTCTGAGGATGCATTGAGAGGGATGAAATTTGGCCAGTGCTCAGCAGGGGAAAACTACCCCTTAGCTTGTACTTATGAGTACACCAAGC TTTGTTTACTGATGTTCTCATATGAGCTTCATCGACAGGTTCACATGTCATCTGGTGTCTCTGTCAT TGCTGCTGATCCTGGTGTTGTGGAAACGAAGATCATGCGAGAGCTTCCTGAGTGTGTCTCTTGGTTCGCATTCTTGGTTCTACGCTTCCTGAAACTCCTGCAGGAACCTGATACCGGGGTTGGTGCCGTCCTTGACGCTGCTTTGGCACCGCCT GAAGAATCTGGGAAGTATTTCTTTGGAGGGAAAGGAAGAACGATCGGATCCTCCCGGCTGTCGTACGACACGGAAGTAGCCAAGAAGCTGTGGGCAGAATCGTCGGCGGTGTTCAAGGAGCTGCTGCTTAGAGAAGGCGATTTCAGGGACAGTTAA
- the LOC101772897 gene encoding retinol dehydrogenase 13 isoform X3 — MCSIVCFVMSTVNRPAAMDREALRMVCSPQFWRMAVVWTLSLLHSYLLVFLRGRVAATPRRRRPRPGGGRRPICVVTGATSGLGRAAAAALAREGYHVVLAGRSTQLLFETVQDIRRQQPDAHLETFQLNLASYKSIKKFGTSLKQWIQETSSEPAIQLLVNSAGILAKSHRVTEDRLDEMIQTNYIGPFILTNILLPLLKNSSVPSRVVNLTSFTHRCVSGIDVSEDALRGMKFGQCSAGENYPLACTYEYTKLCLLMFSYELHRQVHMSSGVSVIAADPGVVETKIMRELPECVSWFAFLVLRFLKLLQEPDTGVGAVLDAALAPPEESGKYFFGGKGRTIGSSRLSYDTEVAKKLWAESSAVFKELLLREGDFRDS; from the exons ATGTGTAGCATCGTTTGTTTCGTGATG TCCACGGTAAACCGACCGGCCGCCATGGACCGCGAGGCGCTCCGCATGGTCTGCTCGCCGCAGTTCTGGCGGATGGCCGTCGTCTGgaccctctccctcctccactcctacctcctcgtcttcctccgcgGCCGGGTGGCCGccacccctcgccgccggcgaccccggcccggcggcggccgccgcccaaTCTGCGTGGTTACAGGG GCTACGTCGGGGCTCGGgagggcggctgcggcggcgctggcgcgggaGGGCTACCACGTCGTGCTCG CTGGACGTTCCACACAGCTGTTATTTGAG ACTGTTCAAGATATTCGGAGGCAACAACCAGATGCCCATCTGGAAACATTTCAACTGAACTTGGCATCCTACAAGTCAATAAAGAAGTTTGGAACTTCTCTGAAGCAGTGGATTCAGGAGACAAGTTCAGAGCCTGCTATCCAGCTTTTGGTTAATAGTGCTGGCATATTAGCAAAGTCGCATCGAGTAACTGAGGATCGGCTTGATGA GATGATACAGACAAACTACATTGGTCCCTTTATCCTGACCAACATTCTTTTACCATTGCTGAAGAACAGCTCAGTGCCTTCTCGAGTGGTTAATCTAACATCTTTCACACACAGATGTG TGTCAGGTATTGATGTTTCTGAGGATGCATTGAGAGGGATGAAATTTGGCCAGTGCTCAGCAGGGGAAAACTACCCCTTAGCTTGTACTTATGAGTACACCAAGC TTTGTTTACTGATGTTCTCATATGAGCTTCATCGACAGGTTCACATGTCATCTGGTGTCTCTGTCAT TGCTGCTGATCCTGGTGTTGTGGAAACGAAGATCATGCGAGAGCTTCCTGAGTGTGTCTCTTGGTTCGCATTCTTGGTTCTACGCTTCCTGAAACTCCTGCAGGAACCTGATACCGGGGTTGGTGCCGTCCTTGACGCTGCTTTGGCACCGCCT GAAGAATCTGGGAAGTATTTCTTTGGAGGGAAAGGAAGAACGATCGGATCCTCCCGGCTGTCGTACGACACGGAAGTAGCCAAGAAGCTGTGGGCAGAATCGTCGGCGGTGTTCAAGGAGCTGCTGCTTAGAGAAGGCGATTTCAGGGACAGTTAA
- the LOC101772897 gene encoding retinol dehydrogenase 13 isoform X1, with protein sequence MCSIVCFVMSTVNRPAAMDREALRMVCSPQFWRMAVVWTLSLLHSYLLVFLRGRVAATPRRRRPRPGGGRRPICVVTGATSGLGRAAAAALAREGYHVVLAGRSTQLLFEVLHMVFALDVLCYSLLLLSLPSSVEQTVQDIRRQQPDAHLETFQLNLASYKSIKKFGTSLKQWIQETSSEPAIQLLVNSAGILAKSHRVTEDRLDEMIQTNYIGPFILTNILLPLLKNSSVPSRVVNLTSFTHRCVSGIDVSEDALRGMKFGQCSAGENYPLACTYEYTKLCLLMFSYELHRQVHMSSGVSVIAADPGVVETKIMRELPECVSWFAFLVLRFLKLLQEPDTGVGAVLDAALAPPEESGKYFFGGKGRTIGSSRLSYDTEVAKKLWAESSAVFKELLLREGDFRDS encoded by the exons ATGTGTAGCATCGTTTGTTTCGTGATG TCCACGGTAAACCGACCGGCCGCCATGGACCGCGAGGCGCTCCGCATGGTCTGCTCGCCGCAGTTCTGGCGGATGGCCGTCGTCTGgaccctctccctcctccactcctacctcctcgtcttcctccgcgGCCGGGTGGCCGccacccctcgccgccggcgaccccggcccggcggcggccgccgcccaaTCTGCGTGGTTACAGGG GCTACGTCGGGGCTCGGgagggcggctgcggcggcgctggcgcgggaGGGCTACCACGTCGTGCTCG CTGGACGTTCCACACAGCTGTTATTTGAGGTATTACATATGGTGTTTGCGCTAGACGTATTATGCTATTCTTTACTGCTGTTATCATTGCCATCCTCTGTGGAACAGACTGTTCAAGATATTCGGAGGCAACAACCAGATGCCCATCTGGAAACATTTCAACTGAACTTGGCATCCTACAAGTCAATAAAGAAGTTTGGAACTTCTCTGAAGCAGTGGATTCAGGAGACAAGTTCAGAGCCTGCTATCCAGCTTTTGGTTAATAGTGCTGGCATATTAGCAAAGTCGCATCGAGTAACTGAGGATCGGCTTGATGA GATGATACAGACAAACTACATTGGTCCCTTTATCCTGACCAACATTCTTTTACCATTGCTGAAGAACAGCTCAGTGCCTTCTCGAGTGGTTAATCTAACATCTTTCACACACAGATGTG TGTCAGGTATTGATGTTTCTGAGGATGCATTGAGAGGGATGAAATTTGGCCAGTGCTCAGCAGGGGAAAACTACCCCTTAGCTTGTACTTATGAGTACACCAAGC TTTGTTTACTGATGTTCTCATATGAGCTTCATCGACAGGTTCACATGTCATCTGGTGTCTCTGTCAT TGCTGCTGATCCTGGTGTTGTGGAAACGAAGATCATGCGAGAGCTTCCTGAGTGTGTCTCTTGGTTCGCATTCTTGGTTCTACGCTTCCTGAAACTCCTGCAGGAACCTGATACCGGGGTTGGTGCCGTCCTTGACGCTGCTTTGGCACCGCCT GAAGAATCTGGGAAGTATTTCTTTGGAGGGAAAGGAAGAACGATCGGATCCTCCCGGCTGTCGTACGACACGGAAGTAGCCAAGAAGCTGTGGGCAGAATCGTCGGCGGTGTTCAAGGAGCTGCTGCTTAGAGAAGGCGATTTCAGGGACAGTTAA